GCCAGATCACTCAGGAAGTGACCACCAAATCCAATGCCCTTGTGAGTGAATACGGCATTGAGGTCATGGACGTGCGTATCAAGCGCACGGATCTGCCGGCCGAAAACGCCCGAGCCATCTTCGGCCGCATGCGCGCCGAGCGCGAACGGCAAGCCAAGCAGTATCGCTCCGAAGGCCAGGAAGAGTCCTCCAAGATAACTGCCTTGGCTGATCGTGAACGCACGATTTTGCAGGCCGATGCGCGTCGACAGGCTTCCGTGCTGCGCGGCGAAGGCGAAGCCGAAGCCATTCGTCTGTGGGCCGATGCCCTTGGCCGTGACCCTGAATTCTACGCCTTCCAGCGCAGCTTGGAAGCGTACGAAAAAAGCCTCAAGGAGAACTCCAGGCTGGTGCTCACCCCGGACTCGCCTTTCTTCAAATACTTGCGTTGATGCGGGAGCCATCGGCTCCCGCAGACAATCGCCCTGCAACCGACCGCACGAATTCAGTTCAATGGCGGCGCACATCTTGAACTGTTTTGAAACCACAAAAAAATGATTTCAATTTCGCATTGTTTTCGAATAATACCCTCCCCAGGATCGTCGTTCCTATACGAACTTTTTTAAAGCAAAGCACTCAGGCTT
This sequence is a window from Desulfocurvibacter africanus subsp. africanus DSM 2603. Protein-coding genes within it:
- the hflC gene encoding protease modulator HflC — its product is MRTKLIIPAVIGFLALIALVQSMFMVDQTERAIVLELGKPVGDKPLEPGLHFKLPFVQNVVFFDSRILNYDAEPAEILTRDKKNMVVDNYTKWRITDPLLFYRTVRSIPRAQARLDDIIYSEIRVALGNYTLIEIVSGKRGQITQEVTTKSNALVSEYGIEVMDVRIKRTDLPAENARAIFGRMRAERERQAKQYRSEGQEESSKITALADRERTILQADARRQASVLRGEGEAEAIRLWADALGRDPEFYAFQRSLEAYEKSLKENSRLVLTPDSPFFKYLR